A DNA window from Coffea arabica cultivar ET-39 chromosome 6c, Coffea Arabica ET-39 HiFi, whole genome shotgun sequence contains the following coding sequences:
- the LOC113694123 gene encoding translation machinery-associated protein 22-like, with the protein MAEKPQPLHVVYCGVCGLPPEYCEFGPDFEKCKPWLIQNAPDLYPDLLKEAEAKEADKISGQLQSTSISDGSSASKPEEVKRLPGGKVKKKEKQEIIIEKVTRNKRKCITTVKGLELFGVKLSDASKKLGKKFATGASVVKGPTEKEQIDVQGDIAYDIVDFITETWPDVPEAAIYFIEDGKKVPAV; encoded by the exons ATGGCGGAAAAGCCACAACCGCTTCACGTAGTTTACTGTGGAGTATGCGGGTTACCCCCAGAGTACTGCGAATTCGGGCCGGATTTTGAGAAATGCAAACCCTGGTTGATCCAAAACGCTCCCGATCTCTATCCTGATCTCCTCAAAG AGGCGGAGGCGAAGGAAGCTGATAAAATCTCGGGTCAACTTCAGTCCACCTCAATTTCTGATG GTTCTTCTGCCTCCAAGCCTGAGGAAGTTAAACGTCTTCCGGgtggaaaagtcaaaaagaaa gAGAAGCAGGAAATTATAATTGAAAAGGTGACACGTAACAAAAGAAAGTGCATCACGACAGTGAAGGGCCTGGAGCTTTTTG GTGTTAAACTAAGTGATGCTTCAAAGAAGCTTGGTAAAAAGTTTGCTACTGGTGCTTCTGTAGTTAAG GGCCCAACTGAGAAAGAGCAGATTGATGTTCAAGGAGACATAGCCTATGATATCGTGGACTTTATTACAGAGACCTGGCCTGAT GTTCCAGAAGCTGCAATTTACTTCATCGAGGACGGGAAGAAGGTTCCAGCTGTTTGA